The following proteins come from a genomic window of Pseudomonas sp. WJP1:
- a CDS encoding acetyl-CoA hydrolase/transferase family protein has protein sequence MYRDRIRLPSLLDKVMSAAEAAALIEDGMTVGMSGFTRAGEAKAVPHALAERAKVTPLKISLMTGASLGNDLDKQLTEAGVLSRRMPFQVDSTLRKAINAGDVMFIDQHLSETVEQLRNQQLKLPDIAVIEAVAITEQGHIVPTTSVGNSASFAIFAKHVIVEINLAHNPNLEGLHDIYIPTYRPTRTPIPLVKVDDRIGSTAIPIPPEKIVAIVVTNQSDSPSTVLPPDVDTQAIADHLIDFFKQEVDAGRMTNRLGPLQAGIGTIANSVMCGLIDSPFEDLTMYSEVLQDSTFDLIDAGKLSFASGSSITLSSRRNADVFGNLERYKDKLVLRPQEISNHPEVVRRLGIIGINTALEFDIYGNVNSTHVCGTRMMNGIGGSGDFARNAHLAIFVTKSIAKGGAISSVVPMVSHVDHTEHDVDILVTEVGLADLRGLAPRERARVIIDNCVHPDYRQALNDYFTKACAIGGHTPHILRDALSWHMNLEETGRMIAV, from the coding sequence ATGTACCGTGACCGTATTCGCCTGCCTTCGTTGTTGGATAAAGTGATGAGCGCCGCCGAGGCTGCCGCTCTGATTGAGGACGGCATGACCGTCGGCATGAGCGGCTTCACCCGCGCCGGCGAAGCCAAGGCCGTACCCCACGCACTGGCCGAACGGGCCAAGGTCACCCCGCTGAAGATCAGCCTGATGACCGGCGCCAGCCTGGGCAACGACCTCGATAAACAGCTCACCGAGGCCGGCGTATTGTCGCGCCGCATGCCCTTCCAGGTGGACAGCACCTTGCGCAAGGCGATCAACGCTGGCGATGTGATGTTCATCGACCAACACCTCTCGGAAACCGTCGAACAGCTGCGCAACCAGCAACTGAAGCTGCCGGACATCGCGGTGATCGAAGCCGTGGCCATTACCGAGCAAGGCCATATCGTGCCGACCACTTCCGTGGGCAACTCGGCCAGCTTCGCGATTTTCGCCAAGCACGTGATCGTCGAGATCAATTTGGCGCACAACCCGAACCTCGAAGGCCTGCACGACATCTATATCCCGACCTATCGCCCGACCCGCACGCCGATTCCCCTGGTCAAGGTCGACGATCGTATTGGCAGCACCGCCATCCCGATCCCACCGGAAAAGATCGTCGCGATCGTGGTCACCAACCAGTCCGACTCGCCGTCCACCGTGCTGCCACCGGACGTGGACACCCAGGCCATCGCCGATCACCTGATCGACTTCTTCAAGCAGGAAGTCGACGCGGGTCGCATGACCAACAGGCTCGGCCCGCTGCAGGCCGGAATCGGCACCATCGCCAACTCGGTGATGTGCGGCCTGATCGACTCGCCATTCGAAGACCTGACCATGTACTCCGAGGTACTTCAGGATTCGACGTTCGACCTGATCGACGCCGGCAAGCTGAGTTTTGCCTCGGGTAGCTCGATCACCTTGTCGAGCCGGCGCAACGCTGACGTATTCGGCAACCTGGAGCGCTACAAGGACAAACTGGTCCTGCGCCCGCAGGAAATCTCCAACCACCCGGAAGTGGTCCGTCGCCTCGGCATCATTGGCATCAACACCGCCCTTGAATTCGACATCTATGGCAACGTCAACTCTACCCATGTCTGCGGCACGCGGATGATGAACGGCATTGGCGGCTCGGGCGACTTCGCGCGCAACGCGCACCTGGCTATCTTCGTGACCAAGTCGATCGCCAAGGGCGGGGCGATTTCCAGCGTGGTACCGATGGTCAGCCACGTTGACCACACGGAACATGATGTCGACATCCTCGTCACCGAAGTCGGCCTGGCGGACCTGCGCGGCCTGGCGCCTCGGGAGCGCGCTCGCGTCATCATCGACAATTGCGTACACCCGGATTATCGCCAGGCACTGAACGACTACTTCACGAAAGCCTGCGCAATCGGCGGACACACGCCGCATATCCTGCGTGATGCCCTGAGCTGGCACATGAACCTGGAAGAAACCGGGAGAATGATCGCGGTTTGA
- a CDS encoding NAD(P)(+) transhydrogenase (Re/Si-specific) subunit beta encodes MSMNLVTSLYLIASVCFIQALKGLSHPTTSRRGNLFGMLGMGLAILTTVGLIYKLGAELAHDGIVYVIVGLLIGGTVGTIMAKRVEMTKMPELVAFMHSMIGLAAVFIAVAAVVEPQSLGIVQNLGDAIPAGNRLELFLGAAIGAITFSGSVIAFGKLAGKYKFRLFQGAPVQFGGQHKLNLLLGLATLALGVTFMLTGDYTAFSVMLALAFVLGVLIIIPIGGADMPVVVSMLNSYSGWAAAGIGFSLNNSMLIIAGSLVGSSGAILSYIMCKAMNRSFFNVLLGGFGNTADAGPAGSKEARPVKSGSADDATFLLTNADTVIIVPGYGLAVARAQHALKELTEKLTHRGVTVKYAIHPVAGRMPGHMNVLLAEAEVPYDQVFEMDDINSEFGQADVVLVLGANDVVNPAAKNDPKSPIAGMPILEAFKAKTIIVNKRSMASGYAGLDNELFYLDKTMMVFGDAKKVIEDMVKAVE; translated from the coding sequence ATGAGCATGAATCTGGTTACTTCCCTGTATTTGATCGCCTCGGTCTGCTTCATCCAGGCGCTCAAGGGACTTTCGCACCCAACCACGTCGCGTCGCGGCAACCTGTTCGGCATGCTCGGCATGGGCCTGGCGATCCTCACCACGGTCGGCCTGATCTACAAACTCGGCGCCGAGCTGGCCCACGACGGTATCGTCTACGTGATCGTCGGCCTGCTGATCGGTGGCACTGTCGGTACGATCATGGCCAAACGCGTTGAAATGACCAAGATGCCCGAGCTGGTCGCCTTCATGCACAGCATGATCGGCCTGGCAGCGGTGTTCATCGCCGTGGCCGCCGTGGTCGAGCCACAGTCGCTGGGCATCGTCCAGAACCTCGGCGATGCAATTCCGGCCGGTAACCGCCTGGAACTGTTCCTGGGTGCTGCCATCGGTGCGATCACCTTCTCCGGCTCGGTCATTGCGTTCGGCAAGCTGGCGGGCAAGTACAAGTTCCGCCTGTTCCAGGGCGCGCCAGTACAGTTTGGCGGTCAGCACAAGCTGAACCTGCTGCTGGGCCTGGCCACACTGGCACTGGGCGTGACTTTCATGCTTACCGGCGACTACACCGCTTTCAGCGTGATGCTGGCGCTGGCCTTCGTGCTCGGTGTGCTGATCATCATCCCGATTGGCGGTGCCGACATGCCGGTCGTGGTGTCCATGCTCAACAGCTACTCCGGCTGGGCAGCAGCGGGTATCGGCTTCTCGCTGAACAACTCGATGCTGATCATTGCCGGTTCGCTGGTGGGTTCGTCCGGTGCGATCCTCTCGTACATCATGTGCAAGGCGATGAACCGCTCGTTCTTCAACGTACTGCTCGGCGGCTTCGGCAACACGGCGGACGCAGGCCCTGCAGGCTCGAAAGAAGCGCGCCCGGTGAAATCCGGCTCGGCTGACGACGCGACCTTCCTGCTGACCAACGCCGACACCGTGATCATCGTTCCGGGCTACGGCCTGGCGGTAGCGCGGGCACAGCATGCGCTGAAGGAACTGACCGAGAAGCTGACCCATCGCGGCGTGACCGTGAAGTACGCGATCCACCCAGTTGCCGGTCGGATGCCTGGCCACATGAACGTACTGCTGGCCGAGGCCGAAGTGCCTTACGACCAGGTGTTCGAGATGGACGACATCAACTCCGAGTTCGGCCAGGCCGACGTGGTGCTGGTGCTGGGCGCCAACGACGTGGTCAACCCGGCCGCGAAGAACGATCCGAAATCGCCGATTGCCGGCATGCCGATCCTCGAAGCGTTCAAGGCCAAGACCATCATCGTCAACAAGCGCTCGATGGCCAGCGGCTATGCCGGTCTGGACAACGAACTGTTCTACCTGGACAAAACCATGATGGTCTTCGGCGACGCCAAGAAAGTCATCGAAGACATGGTTAAAGCTGTCGAGTAA
- a CDS encoding NAD(P) transhydrogenase subunit alpha, whose translation MEDMLISHGIYNLIIFVLAIYVGYHVVWNVTPALHTPLMAVTNAISAIVIVGAMLAAALTVTPLGKTMGTLAVALAAVNVFGGFLVTRRMLEMFKKKAAPAKAPAAKAEAIKAEVQQA comes from the coding sequence ATGGAAGACATGCTGATCTCTCACGGTATCTACAACCTGATCATCTTCGTGCTGGCCATCTATGTCGGCTACCACGTGGTCTGGAACGTGACCCCTGCACTGCACACCCCACTGATGGCCGTGACCAACGCGATCTCGGCCATCGTCATCGTCGGCGCCATGCTCGCGGCCGCCCTCACCGTGACCCCACTGGGCAAGACCATGGGCACCCTGGCCGTGGCCCTGGCCGCGGTCAACGTGTTTGGTGGCTTCCTGGTCACCCGACGCATGCTGGAAATGTTCAAGAAGAAAGCGGCGCCAGCAAAAGCTCCGGCAGCCAAGGCCGAAGCAATCAAGGCTGAGGTGCAGCAAGCATGA
- a CDS encoding Re/Si-specific NAD(P)(+) transhydrogenase subunit alpha — protein sequence MHIGVPLETQTGETRVAATPETIKKLIGQGHKVTVQSGAGVNASVVDSAYVAAGAVIGSASEAFGAELILKVVAPSDSELALIKSGTVVVGMLNPFNNETIAKMAECGITAFALEAAPRTSRAQSLDVLSSQANIAGYKAVLLAAHHYPRFMPMLMTAAGTVKAARVLILGAGVAGLQAIATAKRLGAVIEASDVRPAVKEQIESLGAKFVDVPYETDEERECAVGVGGYARPMPASWMQRQAVAVHERAKQADIVITTALIPGRKAPTLLSAETVAQMKPGSVVIDLAAAQGGNCPLTVADQVVVENGVTIVGPTNLAAAVGADASALYARNLLDFMKLLFDKEGQLVINLEDDIVAACLMCRDGQIVRKNG from the coding sequence GTGCACATTGGTGTTCCTCTCGAAACCCAGACCGGTGAAACACGGGTTGCTGCAACCCCCGAAACTATCAAGAAGCTCATCGGCCAGGGTCATAAGGTCACTGTACAAAGCGGCGCCGGCGTCAATGCCAGCGTTGTCGACAGTGCCTATGTAGCCGCTGGTGCGGTCATTGGCAGCGCCAGTGAGGCGTTTGGTGCAGAACTGATTTTGAAGGTGGTCGCTCCCAGCGACAGCGAGCTTGCTCTGATAAAGAGCGGCACCGTTGTGGTGGGGATGCTCAATCCGTTCAACAACGAAACCATCGCCAAGATGGCCGAGTGCGGCATTACCGCCTTTGCCCTGGAGGCCGCGCCTCGCACCTCCCGTGCACAGAGCCTGGATGTACTGTCCTCGCAAGCCAACATCGCCGGCTATAAAGCCGTGTTGCTGGCCGCCCATCACTATCCGCGCTTCATGCCGATGCTGATGACCGCCGCGGGCACCGTGAAAGCGGCGCGGGTGCTGATTCTCGGCGCCGGTGTTGCCGGGCTGCAGGCCATCGCTACGGCCAAGCGCCTGGGTGCGGTGATCGAAGCCTCGGACGTGCGGCCTGCGGTGAAGGAGCAGATCGAATCCCTGGGCGCCAAGTTCGTTGACGTGCCCTACGAGACCGATGAAGAGCGCGAATGCGCCGTCGGTGTCGGCGGTTACGCTCGCCCAATGCCGGCCAGCTGGATGCAGCGCCAGGCCGTGGCCGTGCACGAACGCGCCAAGCAGGCTGACATCGTCATCACCACGGCACTGATTCCGGGTCGCAAGGCGCCGACGCTGCTCAGCGCGGAAACCGTGGCCCAGATGAAACCGGGCTCGGTGGTCATCGACCTGGCGGCGGCACAGGGCGGCAACTGCCCGCTGACCGTGGCCGATCAGGTGGTTGTCGAAAACGGCGTGACCATCGTTGGCCCGACCAACCTGGCAGCCGCGGTCGGCGCCGATGCCTCGGCACTGTATGCCCGCAACCTGCTGGACTTCATGAAACTGTTGTTCGATAAAGAAGGACAACTGGTGATCAACCTTGAAGACGATATCGTCGCCGCGTGCCTGATGTGCCGCGACGGCCAGATCGTGCGCAAGAACGGCTGA
- a CDS encoding LysR family transcriptional regulator — protein MRRKIPSTTALISFEAAARHESFTKAALELSLTQGAICRQIASLEEFLGVELFRRSRRGVKLTEAGLSYSRRVATQLDAVERDTLSVMGQQGANVIELAVVPTFGTQWLLPRLKDFQHKHPEVTVNLTNRTRPFLFADTDFDAAIYFGDADWSGTESHRLMGENPMPVCSPNLLGNKNVLTPSEIADLPLLQQTTRPYAWRQWFDSQHLNVPRDMTGPRYELFSMLAQAAMHDMGIALIPPFLIQRELAESRLVIANPQALSSIKAYYLMIPERKVESASLRAFRDWLVNQAHGYSLEG, from the coding sequence ATGCGCAGGAAAATACCCAGCACAACGGCCTTAATCAGCTTCGAGGCGGCCGCCCGCCATGAAAGCTTCACCAAGGCAGCCCTGGAACTTTCGCTGACCCAAGGGGCGATTTGCCGACAGATCGCCAGCCTCGAGGAGTTCCTCGGCGTGGAACTGTTCCGACGTTCCCGGCGGGGGGTCAAGCTGACGGAGGCAGGACTTTCCTACAGTCGCCGGGTGGCCACTCAACTCGATGCGGTTGAGCGCGACACCTTGTCGGTGATGGGCCAGCAGGGAGCCAACGTCATCGAACTGGCCGTGGTTCCGACCTTTGGCACCCAGTGGCTGCTGCCCAGGCTCAAGGACTTTCAACACAAACACCCGGAAGTGACGGTCAACCTGACCAACCGCACGCGGCCATTCCTGTTTGCCGACACCGATTTCGACGCGGCGATCTACTTCGGTGATGCCGATTGGTCGGGTACTGAATCCCACAGGCTGATGGGTGAAAATCCGATGCCCGTGTGCAGCCCCAACCTGCTGGGCAACAAGAATGTCCTGACACCCTCTGAAATCGCCGACCTCCCCCTATTGCAACAGACCACCCGCCCCTACGCCTGGCGCCAATGGTTCGACTCTCAACACCTGAACGTCCCGCGGGACATGACAGGACCGCGTTACGAGCTATTCTCCATGCTGGCCCAGGCGGCGATGCACGATATGGGGATTGCGCTGATCCCGCCGTTCCTGATTCAGCGCGAATTGGCCGAGTCGCGCCTGGTGATCGCCAACCCGCAGGCTCTCTCGAGCATCAAGGCCTACTACCTGATGATTCCGGAGAGAAAGGTCGAATCGGCGTCTTTAAGGGCTTTTCGTGACTGGCTGGTAAATCAGGCCCATGGCTACAGCCTAGAAGGATAA
- a CDS encoding acyl-CoA dehydrogenase has translation MAGKASFNWIDPLLLDQQLTEEERMIRDTAAQFAQQSLAPRVLEAFRHEKTDPAIFREMGEVGLLGATIPEQYGGSGLNYVSYGLIAREVERVDSGYRSMMSVQSSLVMVPINEFGTEAQKQKYLPKLASGEWIGCFGLTEPNHGSDPGAMITRARKVEGGYSLTGSKMWITNSPIADVFVVWGKDDAGDIRGFVLEKGWKGLSAPAIHGKVGLRASITGEIVMDNVFVPEENIFPDVRGLKGPFTCLNSARYGISWGALGAAEFCWHTARQYTLDRQQFGRPLAATQLIQKKLADMQTEITLALQGCLRLGRMKDEGTAAVEITSMMKRNSCGKSLDIARMARDMLGGNGISDEFGVARHLVNLEVVNTYEGTHDVHALILGRAQTGIQAFY, from the coding sequence ATGGCCGGTAAAGCTAGCTTCAACTGGATCGATCCCCTGCTGCTGGATCAACAGCTCACCGAAGAAGAGCGCATGATCCGCGACACCGCTGCGCAGTTCGCTCAGCAAAGTCTGGCGCCGCGCGTGCTCGAAGCTTTCCGCCATGAAAAGACCGATCCGGCGATCTTCCGCGAAATGGGCGAAGTGGGCCTGCTGGGCGCAACCATTCCCGAGCAGTACGGTGGCAGCGGCCTGAACTACGTCAGCTACGGTTTGATTGCGCGTGAAGTCGAGCGTGTCGACTCCGGCTACCGCTCGATGATGAGCGTGCAGTCCTCGCTGGTAATGGTGCCGATCAATGAGTTCGGTACTGAAGCCCAGAAACAGAAATACTTGCCAAAACTGGCGTCGGGCGAGTGGATCGGCTGCTTCGGCCTGACCGAACCTAACCATGGCTCCGATCCGGGTGCGATGATCACTCGTGCACGAAAAGTCGAAGGCGGCTACAGCCTGACCGGCAGCAAGATGTGGATCACCAACAGCCCGATCGCCGATGTGTTCGTGGTCTGGGGCAAGGACGATGCCGGCGACATCCGTGGCTTCGTTCTGGAAAAGGGCTGGAAAGGCCTGAGCGCCCCGGCGATTCACGGCAAGGTGGGCCTGCGGGCTTCGATCACCGGTGAGATCGTCATGGACAACGTGTTCGTTCCGGAAGAAAACATCTTCCCCGACGTCCGTGGTCTGAAAGGTCCCTTCACCTGCTTGAACTCGGCCCGTTACGGCATCTCCTGGGGTGCGCTGGGCGCAGCCGAGTTCTGCTGGCACACCGCTCGCCAATACACCCTGGATCGTCAACAGTTCGGTCGCCCGTTGGCCGCTACCCAGTTGATCCAGAAGAAGCTGGCCGACATGCAGACCGAAATCACCCTGGCGCTGCAAGGCTGCCTGCGTCTGGGTCGCATGAAGGACGAAGGCACCGCGGCGGTTGAAATTACCTCGATGATGAAACGCAACTCCTGCGGCAAGTCCCTGGATATCGCCCGTATGGCCCGTGACATGCTGGGCGGCAACGGTATCTCGGATGAATTCGGGGTGGCGCGTCACCTGGTCAACCTGGAAGTGGTGAATACCTATGAAGGTACGCACGACGTCCATGCGCTGATCCTCGGTCGCGCGCAGACCGGCATCCAGGCGTTCTATTAA
- a CDS encoding CaiB/BaiF CoA transferase family protein, with product MGALSHLRVLDLSRVLAGPWSGQILADLGAEVIKVERPGNGDDTRAWGPPFLKDAYGENTSEAAYYLSANRNKQSVTIDFTRPEGQKLVRELAAKSDILIENFKVGGLAAYGLDYESLKAINPDLIYCSITGFGQTGPYAKRAGYDFMIQGLGGLMSLTGRPEGEEGAGPVKVGVALTDILTGLYSTVAILAALAHRDHDGGGQHIDMALLDVQVACLANQAMNYLTTGNAPKRLGNAHPNIVPYQDFPTADGDFILTVGNDGQFRKFAEVAGQPQWADDPRFATNKLRVANRTVLIPLIRQATVFKTTAEWVAQLEQAGVPCGPINDLAQMFEDPQVKARGLAIELPHALAGRVPQVASPIRLSETPVEYRYAPPLLGEHTLEVLQRVLGLDAGAVSALKTSGVL from the coding sequence ATGGGCGCGCTTTCGCATCTACGGGTACTGGATTTATCGCGGGTGCTGGCCGGGCCATGGTCCGGGCAGATCCTCGCCGACCTTGGCGCCGAAGTGATCAAGGTCGAGCGTCCGGGCAATGGCGATGACACGCGCGCCTGGGGTCCGCCGTTCCTCAAGGACGCCTATGGCGAGAACACCAGCGAGGCCGCCTATTACCTGTCGGCCAACCGCAACAAGCAATCAGTCACCATCGACTTCACGCGCCCAGAGGGACAGAAGCTGGTGCGTGAGCTGGCGGCCAAGTCGGACATCCTGATCGAGAATTTCAAGGTCGGCGGTCTGGCGGCCTACGGTCTGGACTATGAGTCGCTGAAGGCGATCAATCCTGATCTGATCTATTGCTCGATTACCGGGTTTGGACAAACCGGTCCCTACGCCAAGCGTGCGGGCTATGACTTCATGATCCAGGGCCTTGGTGGCCTGATGAGCCTGACGGGTCGACCTGAAGGCGAAGAAGGGGCAGGGCCGGTCAAGGTTGGCGTGGCGCTGACGGATATCCTCACCGGGCTCTATTCGACGGTGGCCATCCTGGCCGCGCTGGCACATCGAGACCACGATGGTGGTGGGCAGCATATCGACATGGCATTGCTGGATGTGCAGGTCGCGTGCCTGGCCAACCAGGCGATGAACTACCTGACCACGGGCAATGCGCCAAAGCGCCTGGGCAATGCTCATCCGAACATCGTGCCTTACCAGGACTTTCCTACGGCTGATGGCGATTTCATCCTGACGGTCGGGAACGACGGGCAGTTCCGCAAGTTTGCCGAAGTGGCGGGGCAGCCTCAGTGGGCGGACGATCCGCGTTTTGCGACCAACAAGTTGCGGGTGGCAAACCGGACCGTGCTGATCCCCCTGATCCGTCAGGCTACGGTGTTCAAGACGACCGCTGAATGGGTCGCTCAGTTGGAGCAGGCCGGTGTGCCGTGCGGCCCCATCAATGACCTGGCGCAGATGTTTGAAGATCCCCAGGTCAAGGCGCGCGGGTTGGCCATTGAGTTGCCTCACGCGTTGGCTGGCAGGGTGCCCCAGGTGGCCAGTCCGATACGGCTGTCCGAGACGCCAGTGGAGTATCGGTATGCGCCGCCTTTGCTGGGCGAGCATACGCTGGAGGTTTTGCAGAGGGTGCTCGGTCTGGACGCTGGCGCCGTGTCTGCACTCAAGACTTCGGGCGTCCTCTGA
- a CDS encoding GntR family transcriptional regulator, with translation MTQKPNPLSSIKVNGPIAAHLARSVIEQTLRAAILDGRLPCGIALRQQDLADLFGVSRMPVREALRQLEAQALLNVVAHKGAVVAPLVQGDAVETYALRILLESEALRLSVPLLEAADLEQAARYIDQLETEHDYTEIGRLNRLFHMSLYCKAPNRRLLKLVEDGLNEEERFLRFNLEAMGLGKLSQEDHRAMWRAAEARDVEGSVKLLVNHLNRGVEVITRYLDSPEAKNRIIS, from the coding sequence GTGACACAAAAACCCAACCCGCTCAGCAGCATCAAGGTCAACGGTCCCATCGCGGCGCACTTGGCGCGCTCGGTCATCGAACAAACCTTGCGCGCGGCTATCCTGGACGGTCGCCTGCCGTGTGGCATCGCACTGCGCCAGCAAGACCTGGCCGATCTCTTCGGTGTCAGCCGCATGCCTGTGCGCGAAGCGTTGCGCCAACTCGAAGCCCAGGCTTTGCTCAACGTGGTCGCCCATAAAGGTGCTGTGGTCGCTCCGCTGGTCCAGGGCGACGCAGTGGAAACCTACGCCCTGCGGATTTTACTGGAGTCCGAAGCCTTGCGCCTGTCGGTGCCATTGCTTGAGGCGGCGGATCTCGAACAGGCCGCGCGTTATATCGACCAGCTGGAGACAGAACACGACTACACCGAAATCGGCCGGCTCAATCGCCTCTTCCATATGTCGCTCTATTGCAAGGCACCCAATCGCCGTTTGCTTAAGCTGGTCGAGGACGGACTGAACGAAGAGGAGCGCTTCCTGCGCTTCAACCTCGAAGCCATGGGCCTTGGCAAGTTGTCCCAGGAAGATCACCGGGCCATGTGGCGGGCCGCCGAGGCGCGAGATGTTGAAGGGTCGGTAAAGTTGCTGGTAAACCATCTAAATCGTGGAGTTGAGGTCATCACCCGTTACCTCGACAGTCCAGAAGCCAAGAACAGAATAATCTCGTAG
- the lapG gene encoding cysteine protease LapG yields MAARFFLIPRMLRWLSCALLLAGVMLGGLHADWDFSLISRRAQALYGPLGAGQQRIDDWQHLLASQKQLGELEQLNVVNRFVNKQMRYVEDIDLWQQVDYWETPIEALWKGAGDCEDYAIAKYFSLRHLGVSSDKLRITYVKALRLNRAHMVLTYYSSPEAMPLVLDSLIDTIQPASQRTDLLPVYSFNAEGLYLPGAKGNKKVGDTKRLSRWQDVLKKMQAEGFPVETTN; encoded by the coding sequence TTGGCGGCACGTTTTTTCCTGATTCCACGGATGCTGCGCTGGCTGTCCTGCGCATTGCTGCTGGCCGGCGTGATGCTTGGCGGGCTGCATGCCGATTGGGATTTTTCCCTGATCAGTCGTCGGGCGCAGGCATTGTACGGACCTTTGGGCGCAGGCCAGCAGCGCATAGATGATTGGCAGCATTTGCTGGCCAGCCAGAAGCAGCTCGGCGAGCTGGAACAGTTGAACGTGGTCAACCGCTTCGTCAACAAGCAGATGCGTTACGTCGAAGACATCGACTTGTGGCAGCAGGTCGATTATTGGGAAACGCCAATCGAAGCCCTGTGGAAAGGTGCCGGTGATTGCGAAGATTACGCTATCGCCAAATATTTCAGCCTGCGCCACCTTGGCGTCTCCAGTGACAAATTGCGCATTACCTACGTCAAGGCCCTGCGTCTGAACCGGGCGCACATGGTGTTGACTTACTATTCGAGTCCAGAGGCGATGCCGTTGGTCCTCGACAGCCTGATCGACACCATCCAGCCCGCCAGCCAACGAACGGATTTGCTTCCGGTCTACTCCTTCAATGCAGAAGGTCTGTACTTGCCCGGCGCCAAGGGTAACAAGAAGGTCGGTGATACCAAACGGCTGTCCCGTTGGCAGGATGTGCTGAAAAAAATGCAGGCCGAAGGTTTTCCGGTCGAGACGACTAACTAG